A window of Parasynechococcus marenigrum WH 8102 contains these coding sequences:
- the mgtE gene encoding magnesium transporter produces the protein MTEGTGQATAGVTVEHHLLAEVVTRQLEAMLSVGNYDAVKLLLEPVQPVDVAEAIGNLRQNLQAIAFRLLSKDEAISVYEYLDTVTQQNLLSLLRSGEMQEVMEEMSPDDRARLFEELPAKVVRQLLDQLSPEERKVTAELLGYEAETAGRLMTTEYIALKENQTALEALDIVRRRARDTETIYSLYVTDNERRLTGILSLRDLVTADPHTLIRDVMTEEVLSVRTNTDQEKVARTIQRYDFLAVPVVDLEQRLVGIVTVDDVIDVIEQEATRDLYAAGAVQAGDEDDYFSSNLFTVARRRVVWLAVLVVASFFTSEVIAANEEVLQKVVLLAAFIPLLGGTGGNVGAQSSTVVIRGLSTQSISALGPLKAVGREAMAGALLGILMMILVVPFAWWRGESPLVGLSVGMSLLAITTLAATAGAAFPLLFDRMGLDPALMSTPFITTCTDVAGTLIYLKTAEWLLVNLPQLLTAAGISTQIAPVLLS, from the coding sequence ATGACTGAGGGAACCGGGCAGGCGACGGCGGGCGTCACCGTGGAGCATCACCTGCTGGCAGAAGTCGTCACGCGGCAGCTCGAGGCGATGCTCAGCGTTGGTAACTACGACGCAGTGAAGCTCCTGCTGGAGCCGGTGCAGCCGGTGGATGTGGCTGAGGCGATCGGCAATCTTCGGCAGAACCTTCAGGCCATTGCCTTTCGTCTGCTCAGCAAGGACGAGGCCATCAGTGTTTACGAGTACCTCGACACCGTCACCCAGCAGAATCTGCTGAGCCTGCTGCGCTCCGGCGAGATGCAGGAGGTGATGGAAGAGATGTCGCCGGACGATCGGGCGCGGCTGTTTGAAGAGTTGCCGGCCAAGGTGGTGCGTCAGCTGCTGGATCAGCTCAGCCCGGAGGAGCGCAAGGTCACCGCCGAGCTGCTCGGTTACGAAGCCGAAACCGCCGGTCGTCTGATGACGACTGAATACATCGCTCTCAAGGAGAACCAGACCGCCCTTGAGGCCCTTGACATCGTCCGTCGTCGTGCCCGCGACACCGAGACCATTTATTCCCTCTATGTCACTGACAACGAGCGCCGCCTCACCGGCATCCTGTCGTTGCGGGATCTGGTGACCGCTGACCCTCACACGTTGATCCGCGACGTGATGACGGAAGAGGTGCTCAGCGTTCGTACCAACACCGATCAGGAGAAGGTGGCCCGCACGATCCAGCGCTACGACTTTCTGGCGGTTCCCGTGGTTGATCTGGAGCAGCGGCTGGTGGGCATCGTCACCGTGGATGACGTGATCGATGTGATCGAGCAGGAGGCCACCCGTGACCTCTATGCCGCCGGCGCTGTGCAGGCCGGTGATGAGGACGATTACTTCAGCAGCAATCTGTTCACCGTGGCTCGCCGCCGGGTGGTGTGGCTGGCGGTGCTGGTGGTGGCCAGCTTTTTCACCTCCGAGGTGATTGCCGCCAACGAGGAGGTGTTGCAGAAGGTGGTGCTGCTGGCCGCCTTTATTCCGTTACTAGGAGGAACAGGAGGGAACGTGGGGGCCCAGAGCTCCACCGTGGTGATTCGCGGCTTGAGCACCCAAAGCATCAGTGCCCTGGGGCCGTTGAAGGCTGTGGGTCGTGAGGCAATGGCCGGCGCCCTGCTGGGGATTTTGATGATGATCCTGGTGGTGCCCTTCGCCTGGTGGCGCGGCGAAAGCCCGCTGGTGGGTTTGTCAGTCGGCATGAGCCTGCTGGCGATCACCACCCTGGCGGCCACCGCTGGTGCGGCTTTTCCACTGTTGTTCGACCGAATGGGGTTGGACCCGGCGCTGATGTCCACGCCGTTCATCACCACCTGCACGGACGTGGCCGGCACCCTGATCTA